CTGATAATAAAGGTTAGTTCTCGGTAAGAGACTATTGGTGCTattgggagaggaaaaaaacattttctctgcATGCTCCTACCCTACCAGGCTGcttttttggatattttgttGATTTAAAAGCACAGGTACTTCAGTTAATCTCTCAACTTTTATAGTCACTGACTGGGCATACATCTGAGAAGGACTGTGACGTTCTGAGATTTGGGGATTCAGTATTTAGCTGTGGCATGGCTGGGACGTTAAAGGATATATGGGCGGTACAAAATCTGAGGTGTTTGATATGAGGTTGGCAGTGCTGGTGCTGCAGCCACATTTGGTGGCAGAGATTGAGCCCCAGAGCCAACCACCAAGGACCTCAAACCTCTCCTTTTATCCTATGTGATTTTCTATGACTTGCTTGTGACTGAGCAGATTAACGAAAACTACCGGGAGTAGAAAAGAGAACTTGTCTCCTTGGAAGGTGATCCCAGGGATATTGCTATCATCATGTAATGTAATAAAACCTCTTTGTTGTTTAGGTAATCCGACATCTTAAAGATTTTGCTCCCCCTgaagaggaaacattttaaagaacacGGGATGTAGAAGAAGAAATCTTCACAGGCCTCTCCAAGGATGGCATGCCGACCCATCCCTCACTGAGACCATGATCTCTTCTAATCTCTTGGATGTTTCCATGTTCTCCAGCGAGAATTCTTCTACTTTGTTTTGTGCCATGGGAAAAACCTGAAACAGGCAGCGTTGCTCCCAAACTTGGGGATTTTTCTAAGATTGTAGTGGCTCTTACAGAACATGACAATTGGAGatcacttctttttgttgtctttcaAACTTGAACCAAAGAAGGCCCTTCCTCGTTCTCTAGTGCGTTGGTGCCTACtcatttttacattatatttgtTTCCGTTGCTGGTGCCTTAAAACCATCTTGTATAATCAAAAGACCTCCTTTAACGTTTTCCAGCACACCTTGCATATATCTGGGCTCCTCAGGGGCTCGCCCATGGCTCTGTGCGCCAGCAGTCCAAGGGCATTACCATGAGGCACTGCATTAATTGCTGCATACAGTTGTTGCCCAACAACGAGCGCAAACAGCAGGTGGGCTGCGGAGGAGGCCCTCTTCACAGTCACCCGGAGTGCCCCGCGTGCAAAGGCGAGAACAAAATTGTGCTTCGTGTGGACGGTAAGCAGATGAACTTGCTTGCTGTTCTCGAGGTGAGGGCTGAGGGGAACGAGAGCTGGGGCAGGTTTCTGCGCTTCAAGAAGGGGAAGCGATGCAGCCTCGTTTTTGGATTGATGATAATGACCTTGGTGATGGCGTCTTACATCCTTTCTGGGGCCCACCAAGAGCTTCTCATCTCCTCGCCTTTCCATTACGGAGCCTTCCCCAGCAATCCCAGCTTGATGGACGGTGAAAACCCGAGTGACGGGAAAGAGCACCATCACCAACCCTctgtaaataatatttcatatgtcAAAGACTACCCAAGCATTAAATTAATTATCAACAGCATCACAGCCAGGATAGAGTTCACCACTAGGCAGCTCCCAGACATAGAAGATCTCAAGAAGCAGGAATTGCACGTGAGTAGCCTTGTGCTAATCtccatttgctgattttttttttttaaacagatgctTCCTTTTCCATCACCATCTTTGGGAACACAGTAAAGAAACGTGACCCAAAAATGTCTCAGGTGTAACAAGGGGGACTTGACAGCCTCATGGATCAGAGGGCACTGTGCCAGGGCTCTCTGTTGACGATGTTCGCCCCCAGGAGGGAAGTCCAGGGTACCAGGGGCACAGGGCCACCCCTTCTCGTAATGCCATCGCAGGACTTGAAAGGTGGCTGGGGTGGTTGCCGTTGTTTTTGTAGATCACTGTCGTCCTGTTCCTATTGTGTCCTCATTAGTATTTTTTCCTCGAATGGGGTCATTTAAATACAcacctagtaaaaaaaaaaaaaaaaaaaaaaagattccaactGTGAAATTTAATTAAGATTGTCGGGCCCAGCACCGCAGAATGGATTTTGAGCCCgcttttatcttcattctctCCCAAGTTTTCGTTTAATTTTGGGCCAAGGGAAAACGTGGCCACTTACCCAGGTCTGCTTTATTTTCGGGTTTAGCTATTGTCCAAGGAGACTTCTCGCGAGAACACACGTAGCGAGCATCGGGCGTGACCGCATCGTGCTTAGAACGTGTTTTTCGCTAATTCGCCGCCTCCGggtgtctctctccccctctctctctcccgctgcAGATGTTTTCAGTAATCCCCAATAAATTTCTTCCAAATAGCAAGAGCCCGTGTTGGTACGAGGAGTTCACGGGCAGGAACACCACGGACCCGTACCTGACCAACTCCTACGTGCTCTACTCCAAGCGCTTCCGCTCCACCTTCGACGCCCTGCGCAAGGCCTTCTGGGGCCACCTGTCCCACGCCAGCGGGAAGCACTTCCGCCTGCGCTGCCTGCCGCGCTTCTACATCATCGGGCAGCCCAAGTGCGGCACCACCGACCTCTACGACCGCCTCCGGCTGCACCCGGAAGTCAAGTTCTCCGCCATCAAGGAGCCCCACTGGTGGACCCGGAAGCGCTTTGGTGAGCGCATGCGCACGAGCCCCCCCCCGCGAGGGGCGGAGCTTGCCGCAAGGGGTGGGGCCTGCGTGCGCATGCGCCTCTTCCGTGTCCCCGCCTCCTGCCTCTTGCGCAACTTGGCCCACGAGGGTCCCGTCTGTCCCGCcccggggggcccgggggtcGGTGGGGCGGGCGCCAGGTGCGGTGCTGAGCGCCGCCAGGGAGGCAGCGCAGCAGGAGGGGAGGACCCGTCACCTGAGACGCAGAGAGCGCACAGTTCGCTAGTCCAGGGCCCGCTCCACAAACATCCGCGGGGCTGGACTCCGCTCCCACGCGCCCCAaggacatttattgagtgccagctGTATGCAGGGCAAGGGGAAGGTGCAGAATGGCAGCCGTTCTTAAGAGCTTTGGGACACCTGCCGTCGGTGagtgccaggtgccaggtgggTGTTTCTCTGGGGGCACCCATCCCCAGCTCTGCAGCGCCACTGTCCCTggagcccccccaccctccaccccccacccctccctggggGGACACTGTAGGAGGGAAGGCTGCCTCTCTGGGTGAGGTTTGAGCTGCTGCCTGGCTCCTCCAGGGCGGCGAACACTCCTCCAGCTGCCTCGGGGCTCATTTCCCTGAGCTGCTCTGAAGGAAAACCACACGGATGGGATCCTGGGGGGCCTCGCCTCCAGCACCCCTTCCCCGCAGGGGAGACTGTGGACACGGCCCCCGCCCAGCCTGAGCCACTCTGCAGCCCGCGGGTCACTGTTTCCTCTTCTTAACCTTTTCCCTTCTGCCAGGAGACGTTTGGTCACTTTGACAAATGTCAGAGGCGGGGAGGGATTCCAGGGCGTGTTTCGATGTCCAGGACCAGGTTGCTTAGAAGGGAATCTTAACGTGTTTTTCCTTTGTAGGGCCCAAGTGGAGCCCAAGTCCTGTTTGTTTCCTGACAAATTGGCTTAATCCTTTTGATGTTCTTCCTGGAGCTAGCGGACAGAAGTGTAAATGTGTCTTTTGTGGTTTGGCGGAGGCAGCTGTGGGAGCCCCGGCTTCAGGGTTTCCCGTGGGCAGGCGCTCTCCCTGTGGCGCTCACCATTAGCCCTAATGAGAACCAGCCTCCTGCTGGCAGGGATGAGGGAAGCGCAGGGGCGTGCTTCAGGGTCCCGGGACTCAGAGTCTCCTGGAACCTCTTGCTCCTGTGCTCATGGAcgttttctctcccctttccatTGACCTTGGCAGCTGTGGTTTCAGGCAGTGTGTTGTTAATGTTGTTGCACGTGAAAatcacccatttaaaaaaatatatttatttattcatgggagacacacggttgggggggggggggaggcgggcagagacacaggcagagggagaagcaggttccatgcagggagaatCCCAGgacttggactccaggatcacgccctgagccaaaggcacacaccaaaccactgagccacccagggatccccaaaattcacccatttttaaGGCAAGGGGGTAAGTTTAGGCTGCATTGGCCAGTGCCAGAATAACTAGTGACTTCAACTGTTTGTCCCTGGGTTCTGGGACAATTCCCCTTGTTTGGACAGACAAGTTGCCTGATCAAAGAGACTAGAGATAGAAGCTAGATAAAAACCACCttctctggggcgcctgggtggtctagtgggttaagcatctgccttccgctcaggtcatgatcccagggtcctgggattaagccccatgttgggctccctgctcagcatggagcctgcttctgtctctgtccctgtcctactggttctttctctctctctctctctctctctctctcaaaatcttcaaaaaagctCACAAAACCCAACTCCCTTTTCTGTTTAATAAAGTGTGTGCATTCTGAATGCTGTTGCTGCTCAGCCACTTTGGGGCCCCACCTGGTACGTATCTCAGCCAGCCCCAAAGGCTGGCCCTCTAAGCAGATGCATTTAGAGTTCTTGAATAGGTGTGCCATGCTTGAGGCTGCCGCTTGCAGCCGAATGGTGGTTTTCCACCCCTTGAGGTGAGCATCGGTGAAACATTCTCCCTGGGAGCCGCCTCCTTCAGTTTACTTGGATGGAGCCTAGGCTGCTGCAGCTGAGCCCCTGGCCTTCACATCTCTCTCTAGTCACTCACAAGGAGGCTGCCACCCAGCATTGGCAGCTTCGTGCTCAGTAACTCCTGCCTCTTGGTTCTCATAGGAATTGTGCGCCTGAGAGATGGGCTTCGGGACCGCTACCCCGTGGAAGATTACCTGGACCTCTTTGACCTGGCTGCACACCAGATTCATCAAGGATTGCAGGCCAGCTCTGCAAAGGAGCAGAGCAGGATGACCAGAATCATCATCGGTACGGCTTCTGTGTGGCTCCCTTCAGGGCCATCCCTGCCCTAGGGTGGCCCCCCACTCCTGCCAGGCCCCTTCTGCTCTGGGGCTGGCCCAGCTTTTGTTCTGCCTGCAGAACAAATGTGTGATGCCTGCCACCTCTGTGGAGGGTGCGCTTCCTGACCTGGCCATCACTCTTACTCCTGTGTAAAATGTTCATATCACTGACACAATTTGTCTAAAGCAGAAATATTTAGCAGACTTTTTAGTTCTGTGGAGGCTCCAGTATACCTGAAATGGCTTTTTATAAAAGttgacatttctttgtttttatttaaattaagtacACATGCTTGGTTTCTTTTTATGACATACTGATCTAAGTTTGGATGGGGAATCATAAACGTAATTAGCCAATTAGTCATTGATTGAATATTGTGGCTATTGGAATCCCTGGCCCCAGGATGCAGTGAAGACAGAAGCAATCTCTCCAGAAACAAGATGCAGCCTTAACTCATAGTTGGTGATGAATTGCTGTTGAAAAAGCCTACCCCTCATCAACTTAATGTCCTCAGACGTTCAAAGTGAAGTggtttgattaatattttttttaattctcaaagttTTGTAAAGAGCCCTATTTGCTTTTTGTATTGGATTCAGCTTAGGAGAAGACATTTACCCACTTATACTTTCTGAAAGAGAGAAATCTGGCCACGTAGTTTACTTAAATTGGTTACCTGAGACAGGaatctgtttttgtattttcctaaatttgttatattttgatTCTCCAAATTGAATGAATCTGTTAGTGACTGAGAGGGATTGTGATCAGCTGTGTGAAAGCTGTCTCTGCTTTTGACTCTCCTGTCCAAGGAGAGAGGCTTACATGCCTAAGccctgatttatttattgttttattttttaaatcgaGTTCTGAGAGCCTGATGAGATCATATACCACCCCCACCCTGGTGTGAGTTGACTACTAGCTATTTTCTGGCTGCCTTGGGTCCACACACCTCAGATCACAAGTCTAATTAATATTTGACTGTGACTCCCACACTGTATGCCTCTGGGAGAGTCTCATGTTCTTATGAAAGAGCTAAAAATATACATCCTAGGGCTAGGAAATAGAGACTAAgataatgaatgaaaaaggaaagccttagtttggttttctaattttacttatttccagatttaaaaaggaagattaaagaaaaaattctctgCTCTGGTATTTACCTAAAGCAGAGTTTGGGGAGTTTTCTGGTAGTGGAGAGGCGTGGGGAAAGCTGGCAGTGAGCCCGCCCATGCCACCAGCCACGTGCCACATGATGAGTCAGTCTCCATGTTCCTGAGCTCAGCCTGCACATCCGTACAATGGGCTTGTTGGAGCAGCCTTCATTCTGGCTCCTCCAGGCCCTGGAATGTGATTCAGCTCTGCTTCAGCTTCCTCTGGTTAGGTCTTTGGTAGAGCGTAAGGGTCGGTCTTCATCTTGGCTCAGGGATCAGAGAGAGCCTTTCTTCAGTGGTCTGGGCTAATGGCTGGAGTCATGAAGGATTCAAGTGGCCGGGTTCTCAGGGGTGGGACAGGCTCTAGGCACAATGAAAGGCCACTGCCTCTACTCTCACGGCACCCTCTCTGCCCTGTCCAAGTGCTCACCTGAGGATCTGATTATTTATAGAGTTGTCAGCCTTCCCCTGGGTCATAAGGTCAGAGAGGAGAGGGCGTTGTCTGTCTTATTTCCCTTCTCTATCCTGATGCCAAACAGTGCCAGGCACCTAGTAGACACCAGATGAATGCTTTTGGGATAGATGGATATGAAATGAATGGaggatgaatgaatgggtggatggatgtaTAGATGGACCGTGGATGGACCAATATTTCTGTGGTTAGAGAAGTAGTTTATGAGATTTGACAGAGTTATGCTAACTTGGTTTTAGATACTTCTTCTGTTCTAATATTCTTGTTTCAGTGTGAGTAGAATTTTCAAAAGACTTCTGGTTGACTTGTGTTTCCTGCATTTTGTggtattctcttaaaaaaaaaagactagaacaGAAGTGCTCACCTGGATGTGATTACACATCCAACAGAATAGATAGGACCCTGCCAACTCCCTGCATTACTGTGATGCACTCATCACTGATCAAAGACCCTAGGCTTTTGGCTTACATTTTCCCTGAATAAGTGATTTTGAGATGTATCAAATACCCATGTAAAATGTCGGGAAATTGAATTTGTATGTAATTGATCGATTTGCCTTTCTTTCTAAATCTCTGAAGActctcctaaggaaaaaaaaaaaaagtcagggaatTGGCTCAAGTATCTGAGTGAGAGATGTTGAAATGTGTATGTCTTGGCCTCATCGCTGTCCTAGAATGTGTACTTAACATTTTATCCCTTATTCATGCAGACTATGATAAAACAAGGGCAGGACCAGCTTCCTGTCCATCTAGTCAGCATGGAATGAATGCCAGCTGTGTGCAGGGTGATGGGGTGGGTGGGCACACAGGACAGGGCACCCAAGACTGAGGTCCCGTGAGCCTTCCCGCAAATTCTTGGTCTCATTTGGTCTCAGAGCGTGCCCAGACCCAGCCATTggttgtgatttcagggaaaATCCGATGCAGATTGCATCTGATTTCCTAATGAGGGTCAGCTTACCCAAACTACTCCTTCATCCTTGGTGCTCTTTGAAGGAAACCATCTAGTACATTCTCAGTGGGCCCTTAAAACGCCACAGAGCTGTGCACCGTGAGCAAAGTCAAGTGTCGTGAAATTGGGACCCAGATGCTgctagaaggtttttttttaaaacacatcctGGAGAGGAGCTGGGAGGAAGCAGATGCTCAGTGTTGCCTGGATCACCTTGCTTTCCAGAGACCGCTGGGTGGATGCAGGGGAGGTCACTGTGGCAGAGGCTGCTTGTTGGCCTCATCTTCCTGGAGGCCTGCATGCTGGTGGTGGAGCCAGGTCTGGCCCCCCAGCACAGGCTGCCCTGCGGGGGCCCGGAACTCAACCCTGCTCATCCACAGTGTTCTCTGTTTCTAGGGGAGGCCAGCGCCTCCACCATGTGGGACAACAATGCGTGGACGTTCTTCTACGATAACAGCACGGACGGAGAGCCGCCCTTCCTCACCCAGGACTTCATCCACGCCTTCCAGCCGGACGCAAAACTGATTGTCATGCTCAGGGACCCCGTAGAGAGGTGAGCACTCTGGAGTTCTCGTATCTGGGGCGAAAAGGCAATTTTGAAGCAACAGCCTGACTTATCATAAATAagatctgctctctctctctcttttttttttaaataaacaagctTAACTTGCAATGTTACTGCTATTTCTTATGTAAATGTTATTGTTGGTGCAATCTTCACTGGGTCTAAACAAAttgtggattgttttcttagACATCCTGCCCACGGTCTGGCTGTGGGCCTCACCCTCTGGCCTGTTTGACCTGGGGACGTGGGACCCCCACCTTGGGTACCGTCAGGGCATGTGAAACCCCCTTGGACTCAGGGGACGTCAGGGTTTGGCAAGGGGTTTGGTTCCCATGATTCCTTGTGTGATGCCTTTATCTGCATCAGCTCTCAGCGTTTAGTCTCAAAGAAACTGTGTTCAGTCTTCAAAAATGACAGGCAGAGCTGCTTTGTTGTAAAAAAGCTGGGGTTGCCCAGTACAGCCAAGACACAGCCAGTGTGGGACTGGGCGATGTGGGGGTGGCTGGGCCAATGCTGGCGATGCTTGAGTCACGACAAAGCCAGTGTGCGTGGCAGAAACTGAAGGCTTCAGGACCTGACGGTCACTTTGCAGTGATCCATGTGGTACTGCCACTACTGCCACATCAGAGATAAGGGGCCCTCAGGCTGGACCCTTGGGCGGGAGTCCCCCCACCCAAGATGACCACTCCAAATCTGTGAGAATACCCCTCCTGTTTTGAAACCACATCTGTCTTTTAGGAGCATCCACGCTGGATCTGTTTATTCACGTAGAACCATCTAGACCCAAGTGTCACTCTCCCTAAATGGGAGGGCCAGCCAGGTGTTGAAGCCGACCCAGCCCTCTGTGTCCCTTTTCACTGGGTGACCTGCCTCTTGTTACGGGTTGAATTATGCCCTTCACAAGGATGTGTTGTAGTTCTACCCCCACCCCATACGTGTGAATGTGATCTTGTTTGAAAACGGGTCTTTGCAGATGGACTCAAGATGAAGTCATATTGGGTTAAGGTGGCCCCTGATTGGGTGGTTGGTGTCCTTATGAAAGAGGAAGTTTGGACCGGGGACACACAGACGGGGAGAGCACCAGGTGGTGATGGAGGCAGAGATCGGAGTGATGTGTCTGCACGCCAAGGAACACCTAGGATTGCCAGCCAGCACCAGCAGCTAGAGATGAGCCTGGAACAGACCCTCAGAACCCTCACTAGGAACCCATCCTGCCGACACCAGGATTTCAGACTTTTAGCTTTCAGAAATGCCAGAGAATGAATTCCTGCAGTTACAAGCCACGAGACTGTGGTAGCAGCCCTAGGAATCTAATACACCCCTAATGCCTTCCTTGGATGGCACACATTCCTGGCCTCACCATCCTTGCCAGTGATGCTAATAAGACGTGTTTGCTGTGGAAATTTTAGGAGGTACACAGGAAAGCTGTGTCAAGGaaaactattataaaaagaaCCTATAATCTCCCACCCAATAGCTGGtatttatatttgatatattttcttccagactGCTTATCTGTGCAGataagtggtgtgtgtgtgtgcgtgcacacaacTGTATGCACATGCGGTTTCCTGTCTCACTTTGTTTCACATTGTTGCCCCCAGAAAGATATGCCTTAAAGTcctgccctcttctctcctccctgaaTTTATCTCCGTCCTTCAGGTGGAGTTCTTGAAATGGGCCCTGCGGCTCCGAATGTGATCTAGTCAGAGGAGAACTGGATTATTCCCCGCCGTCTCCACTCTGGCAGCCCTCCTGGTGCTACGCCGTAAGGCACATCTGTATGGCCCAGATGGTTCCACTCTGGCTCTGTCCTTTCAGCCTCAGGAATCTATCTGGTCCGGTTCTGAGGCAGCCACTGACCTCAGAGCAGCTCCCTCATCCTACCTGCCAGTTCCCACACTTGGGAAGCAGGGAGTTTGGCCCTTCTGCTCATGGAGTGGGCCAGTCCCCCTCGGCCTGAGAACAGTTGACACAAACCAGTGGTGCTCTCGTGTAGACACGATTATGTAACTGTCAGCCTTGAAAGGAGAGGCTCAGTGACTAAGTGACCCCTCGCCGCCCACTGAGGTGTTTTCACAgctgctctgcctccctcccccagacAGCCCCAAGCAGCAGTTCACAAGGTCGGAACATTCTCTCAAGAGTGCGCTTTCTGCTCACTGAATATCTTCCTGTCACATCTCCTGAGTTTCTCCTGAGGAAGGTCACGCCTTGCCTCTACCTCAGAGGGCCAAGACTGTGACATTTTGTCACTCCCTGGGCATAGAGCAGTGGGAACCAGTCTGCATCTGGGCCTGTTCGGTGTGTGTCCACCCTGTTCTAGGCCCTGGGCTTGGGGAGCTCACGGCTGGTCGTAAGCCAGGAATGGCTGTGGTGGTTATGGCCTGTGGAGTCAgccagagcaagagggagggTGAGAAGTGTACAGAAGCGGGAATGAGCTCCAGGTGGGGAGGCCTAGAAAAGTTATTCCGGAGGAGCTGAAGCCAGGCTGGGTTTTGGAGAATGAGTAAGAATTTGCCGAGCCAACAAAGAAGGAACATGCTTGAGGAAGAAGCTTTCTGAGCAGGGAATCAGTGTGGACAAAAGTAAAGACCATGGGTTTTCTTGTTGGAGAGAGGAGTCAGCCTCCCTACGTGTGTCTCTCATTCCCTGCAGATCTGATTCTACCCCTGA
This portion of the Vulpes lagopus strain Blue_001 chromosome 2, ASM1834538v1, whole genome shotgun sequence genome encodes:
- the CHST15 gene encoding carbohydrate sulfotransferase 15, with protein sequence MRHCINCCIQLLPNNERKQQVGCGGGPLHSHPECPACKGENKIVLRVDGKQMNLLAVLEVRAEGNESWGRFLRFKKGKRCSLVFGLMIMTLVMASYILSGAHQELLISSPFHYGAFPSNPSLMDGENPSDGKEHHHQPSVNNISYVKDYPSIKLIINSITARIEFTTRQLPDIEDLKKQELHMFSVIPNKFLPNSKSPCWYEEFTGRNTTDPYLTNSYVLYSKRFRSTFDALRKAFWGHLSHASGKHFRLRCLPRFYIIGQPKCGTTDLYDRLRLHPEVKFSAIKEPHWWTRKRFGIVRLRDGLRDRYPVEDYLDLFDLAAHQIHQGLQASSAKEQSRMTRIIIGEASASTMWDNNAWTFFYDNSTDGEPPFLTQDFIHAFQPDAKLIVMLRDPVERLYSDYLYFASSNKSADDFHEKVTEALQLFENCMLDYSLRACVYNNTLNNAMPVRLQVGLYAVYLLDWLTVFNKDQFLILRLEDHASNVKYTMHRVFQFLNLGPLGEKQETLMTKSPASNARRPEDRNLGPMWPVTQRILQDFYGPFNTRLAQVLADEAFAWRKT